ACAGGCAAAACAGCGACTGATCAATAAAGACTATCGCGAAGACCTGATAGACATGATTTGGGCGCGCTTTAAAGCCAACTATTTTACCGCATTCAGCGAGCAGCAAATTTCCTGGCAAACCGAATATCTGCTCGGACGCGATGACTTAAGCAAGCCTTGTGTGGTTGTATCAGAACAGCCTATGCATGGCGGTACCCAGGTGTTTGTTTATGCGCCTTATGAAGCCAGTTTGTTTGCCAAACTGGTGGCGGTCATTGGCTCTAAAAAAGCCCAGATCCAGCATGCTCAGGTACTGACGACCAAAGATGGCTATGTGGTCTTTAGCTTTGTCATTTTAGAAGTAGACGGTCGCCCCATCAGTGGTACCCGCGCTAAAACTCTGCGCCGCAGCCTGGAAGTGATCCTCACCGATCCGAAGAAGAAAATCCGGCTGAAGAAGAACCGCTCGCAGCGTTTTAAAGACTTTAATATTAAACCTAAGGTCGTGGTACGCCCCCACGCCCGTAGTGACCGAAACCTGATAGAGATCCAGGCAGTGGATATTCCCGGCTTATTGACTAAAATAGCCGAAGTTTTTCAAGTCCATTCACTGCACATTCACGCCGCACGTATTACCACAGTGGGCGAACGCGCGGAGGATTTCTTTGTGGTCTCGGACAAAGATTATCAACGTCTCAGTGAAGATGCCAAAGCATCGTTACATCGCTCACTGATGAAAAAACTCAATGCAGAATCTGAATAAATGAGGACACTATGTCGGATTTAAAAACCACAATTGAACAAGCCTGGGAACAACGCGATACCATCACACCCAGTGATGTATCACCTCAGGTTAAAAATGCCATCATTGATGCTCTGGCTTTACTGGATTCAGGCGCAGCACGCGTTGCTGAGAAAGTCAGCGGCGAATGGGTTGTACACCAGTGGCTGAAAAAGGCGGTTCTGCTGTCATTCCGTATTCGCGATAACCAGCCTATGAATGACGGAGTAAACCAGTTTTTCGATAAAGTGCCACTAAAGTTCAGCGACTATACACCTGAGCAATTTCAACAAGGCGGCATGCGTGTGGTTCCCAACGCCGTTGCACGTCAGGGTAGCTTCATTGGCAAAAATGTGGTTTTGATGCCGTCGTATGTCAATATTGGCGCTTATGTCGATGAAGGCACTATGGTTGATACCTGGGCCACCGTCGGTTCATGTGCTCAGATCGGTAAGAATGTGCACCTCTCTGGCGGTGTAGGCATTGGCGGTGTACTGGAGCCATTGCAAGCTAACCCGACCATTATCGAAGATAACTGCTTCATCGGCGCCCGCTCTGAAATTGTTGAAGGGGTCATTGTTGAGGAAGGCGCAGTAATTTCAATGGGTGTATATATTTCACAAAGTACGCGTATCTACGATCGCGAAACCGGCGAGATCCACTACGGCCGTGTTCCAGCAGGTGCCGTTGTCGTGCCTGGTTCATTACCAAGCAAAGATGGTACTCACAGCCTGTATGCGGCGATTATCGTTAAGAAAGTAGACCAGCAAACTCGTGAAAAAGTAGGCATCAACGCCCTGCTTCGCTCAGTTCAGGACTGATCCACAGTCTGATTTCAGCCCGGTGCATGAACCGGGCTTTATTCCCCCAAAGTTAAAATGCCCACTTAACCCCGAACGACGGAATAATCGGCAGCCAGTGTCCCCTCTCTTCCTTTTTGAGTAACTTTCCTTGTCCATCTACTGAGTAGCTGGTTCGGTCAATACAACATTCATTGTCAAAGTTCAGTAAGTTAGAGACTTCAAAGAAAACGGTTAACTCACTGTTTGATAATGGATAGATTTTATGAATTCGCATATCAATGCGTTTGTAGTTACCCAATTCAAGCTGATTACGCTCATTGAGGCTGCGCAGGACTTCGTAACCTCCATTGGATGTATTCTTTACCAGGCGGCCTGACTCGCCTGTCATAGGCCAGCCGGAGTGAAAATACACCAGCCCACTTATCTGCCAGCCACTATCAAACTGATAACGACTCGTCAGCTTAACAGCGTGCCTTTGGTCCCAACTGCGCGGATACCAGCGCCCGTTAATGCTGTCCTGGGCGTTAGACCAGCTGTAACTCGCCTGCCACTGCCATTGAGCAGTAATGTGGTGCTGAAAACTCAGCTCAATGCCTTTAACTCTGGCTGAGTCCGGAGCAACCCGATACCTGTCGGCCTGTCCTTCTGGTAAGAATTCATAAAGATCAAAGGCATTTTCATACCAGGGCCGTAGCTGAGACAGTTTTTTCAGATATGCTTCGGCGCGCCATTGAAAGGTCGGGCTCAGCGCATGTTGATAAGATAAAATGACATGACGCGCTTTCTCAACGCCATGAAACTCAGTGGTACCATCGGCGACCTGCAAGCTGAGAATATCCTCGGGCTGGTAGTACTCTCCGGCACTCAGGGAAACCCGCTGCGCGTCTGTTGGCTGATACAAAAGCGCGACTCGTGGGCTCCATTGCGCTTTGGTAAACCCATAATAATCTTGCTGGTCCCAGCGCAGACCCAGCTCAGCTACCCAGTCAGGGTTAAGTCGCCAACGGTCACTAATGTAGGCACCAAACACATTACCGGATGCGGTTAGCTGTGTTTTTTGCTGGCGGTAATCTTCACCATCATAATTTACCTGGTACCAGGCCTCCAGCCAGTAGTCATACTCTGCATCCAGGTATTTGGCTTCAAAACCGGATTCCAGATAATGACTGTCACTGACACGCCACTGCCAGTCTTGTTTCAGTGAGTAAGCATAAAAAAACTTGTTATCGTCCAGGGTAAGCCACACTTCGGTCGGGTCATATTGACCGCCACTGCGGTCTTCTTCGACTCTGGCGACTGACAACAGCGTCTGGCTGCTAAGACTATCGCGCCATTCTGAGTGCAAAACCGCCCACGCGTAGGCACTGCTGTACTCGCCACTGACCTTTTCCTGGACCTGATATTCCCGGACTCCATCCCATTCAGTAAAGGTGTCATCAAGGATTTCATCATCCCAGGCGTAAAGAAAGTGCCCTGACAAAGACTGGGTATCCGTCAGCTCGTAGCTGACCTTGGCAAACAAATCCGCATATATGGGTTCAAACTTATTCGATTCGTCTTCTACCGCGTCCAGTACCAGATCAAGATAACCGCGTCTGACCGATACCAGCCAACTGCCCTTATCGTCGTCAAATGTGCCCTGCGATCCGGCTCTGGCATTAATGAAGCTTACACCCAGACTGTGTTTGTATTGCGGCATGTCATAGAGGCTTTCAATTGCCATGACACCACTCATTTTGTTGCCATAGCGTGCTGTAAATCCGCCACTGGAAAAATCCATTGCGCCTACGTTGTCCGTGTCGACAATGCTAAACGCACTGTTGAAGCTTTTCATATGAAATGGCCGGTACAATTGCTGGCCATCCAGTAACACGAGTACTTCATCCGAATGCCCTCCGCGCACAAAAAAGTTAGCTGAGTAATCACCAGCGGCGACACCTGGTAAAGCGGGCATAAGCCGAAAAATATCATCAGCAATGTGCGGCATCGACTCGATACGCTCTTTGGAGAGGAAGTGCGTATTGTGCCGGGAAGCCAACGTATACTGGCTGCCAGTCACCGTAATGCG
This genomic stretch from Pseudoalteromonas rubra harbors:
- a CDS encoding TonB-dependent receptor plug domain-containing protein codes for the protein MTRQIPVQQDRLLQPRQWPFLLPGAPADHGTYHGQSNNTTQMPAKYLTQTSGSLSVMLICTALNTTVAHANASPSDLERITVTGSQYTLASRHNTHFLSKERIESMPHIADDIFRLMPALPGVAAGDYSANFFVRGGHSDEVLVLLDGQQLYRPFHMKSFNSAFSIVDTDNVGAMDFSSGGFTARYGNKMSGVMAIESLYDMPQYKHSLGVSFINARAGSQGTFDDDKGSWLVSVRRGYLDLVLDAVEDESNKFEPIYADLFAKVSYELTDTQSLSGHFLYAWDDEILDDTFTEWDGVREYQVQEKVSGEYSSAYAWAVLHSEWRDSLSSQTLLSVARVEEDRSGGQYDPTEVWLTLDDNKFFYAYSLKQDWQWRVSDSHYLESGFEAKYLDAEYDYWLEAWYQVNYDGEDYRQQKTQLTASGNVFGAYISDRWRLNPDWVAELGLRWDQQDYYGFTKAQWSPRVALLYQPTDAQRVSLSAGEYYQPEDILSLQVADGTTEFHGVEKARHVILSYQHALSPTFQWRAEAYLKKLSQLRPWYENAFDLYEFLPEGQADRYRVAPDSARVKGIELSFQHHITAQWQWQASYSWSNAQDSINGRWYPRSWDQRHAVKLTSRYQFDSGWQISGLVYFHSGWPMTGESGRLVKNTSNGGYEVLRSLNERNQLELGNYKRIDMRIHKIYPLSNSELTVFFEVSNLLNFDNECCIDRTSYSVDGQGKLLKKEERGHWLPIIPSFGVKWAF
- the dapD gene encoding 2,3,4,5-tetrahydropyridine-2,6-dicarboxylate N-succinyltransferase — protein: MSDLKTTIEQAWEQRDTITPSDVSPQVKNAIIDALALLDSGAARVAEKVSGEWVVHQWLKKAVLLSFRIRDNQPMNDGVNQFFDKVPLKFSDYTPEQFQQGGMRVVPNAVARQGSFIGKNVVLMPSYVNIGAYVDEGTMVDTWATVGSCAQIGKNVHLSGGVGIGGVLEPLQANPTIIEDNCFIGARSEIVEGVIVEEGAVISMGVYISQSTRIYDRETGEIHYGRVPAGAVVVPGSLPSKDGTHSLYAAIIVKKVDQQTREKVGINALLRSVQD